A stretch of the Comamonas testosteroni TK102 genome encodes the following:
- a CDS encoding ABC transporter substrate-binding protein — protein MQLRWSLPLLTLAALPAWAQDVIKIGEINSYKAQPAFLEPYKKGMELAVEQVNAAGGIAGKKLQLLVRDDNATPGDAVRAAEELYTREKIDVLTGSFLSHVGLALTDYAKQKKRFFLASEPLTDKIVWADGNHYTYRLRGSTYMQTAMLVEEALKLKKKRWAIVYPNYEYGQSAIATFKTLMKARQPDIEFVAEQAPALGKIDAGSVVQALADAKPDAIFNVLFATDLGKFVREGNTRGLFKGREVVGLLTAEPEYLDPLKKEAPIGWTVTGYPWYSINTPEHTAFLKAYQARFKDYPRLGTIVGYNAIQSIAAGLRKTKGDPDTEKLIAAFKGLEVATPFGPITYRAQDNQSTMGAYVGKTAYDEKLGRGVLVDYRYADGKNYQPTDEEVKKLRPATAN, from the coding sequence ATGCAGCTGCGCTGGTCCCTGCCCCTGCTGACACTGGCCGCCCTGCCCGCCTGGGCACAGGACGTGATCAAGATTGGCGAAATCAACAGCTACAAGGCGCAGCCCGCGTTTCTGGAGCCCTACAAAAAGGGCATGGAGCTGGCGGTGGAGCAGGTCAATGCCGCAGGCGGCATTGCCGGCAAGAAGCTGCAGCTCCTCGTGCGCGACGACAACGCCACGCCGGGCGATGCCGTGCGTGCCGCCGAAGAGCTCTACACGCGCGAGAAAATCGATGTGCTCACGGGCAGCTTTCTCTCGCATGTGGGCCTGGCGCTGACCGACTATGCCAAGCAGAAAAAGCGCTTCTTCCTCGCCTCCGAGCCGCTGACCGACAAGATCGTCTGGGCCGACGGCAATCACTACACCTACCGTCTGCGCGGCTCCACCTACATGCAGACCGCCATGCTGGTGGAGGAAGCGCTCAAGCTCAAGAAGAAGCGCTGGGCCATCGTCTACCCCAACTACGAATACGGGCAGTCGGCGATTGCCACCTTCAAGACGCTGATGAAAGCCAGGCAGCCCGACATCGAGTTTGTGGCCGAGCAGGCGCCGGCGCTGGGCAAGATCGACGCCGGCTCCGTCGTGCAGGCGCTCGCTGACGCCAAGCCCGATGCCATCTTCAACGTGCTGTTCGCCACCGACCTCGGCAAGTTCGTGCGCGAAGGCAATACACGCGGCCTGTTCAAGGGCCGCGAAGTCGTGGGCCTGCTGACGGCAGAGCCCGAGTACCTGGACCCGCTCAAGAAGGAAGCGCCCATAGGCTGGACCGTGACCGGCTACCCCTGGTATTCCATCAACACCCCCGAGCACACCGCCTTCCTCAAGGCCTATCAGGCCAGGTTCAAGGACTACCCGCGCCTGGGTACCATCGTGGGCTACAACGCCATCCAGTCGATTGCTGCGGGCCTGCGCAAGACCAAGGGCGATCCCGACACCGAGAAACTGATTGCGGCCTTCAAGGGCCTGGAAGTCGCCACACCCTTCGGCCCCATCACCTACCGCGCACAGGACAACCAGTCCACCATGGGGGCCTATGTCGGCAAGACCGCCTATGACGAGAAGCTGGGGCGCGGCGTGCTGGTCGACTACCGCTATGCCGACGGCAAGAACTACCAGCCCACGGACGAGGAAGTGAAGAAGCTGCGTCCCGCGACAGCGAACTGA
- a CDS encoding ABC transporter ATP-binding protein, whose product MNQMHSNQRLMDKGKSPKLLEVQNLNAWYGAAHILHEVSLNVGRGEVVALMGRNGAGKSTTLKSIAALVPRREGSIRFMGEAIEKKASHQIAQRGLGYVPEDRRIFTELTVLENLEVGKQKPRRWPDGSAMPHWTPERLFALFPNLGEMPDRLGGRMSGGEQQMLSVARTLMGQPCLVLLDEPSEGVAPLIVEQMARTILELKAQGIGILLSEQNLPFAEVVADRAYVLEKGQIVHAASMAELAGDKAVRQQYLGV is encoded by the coding sequence ATGAATCAAATGCATAGCAACCAGCGCTTGATGGATAAGGGCAAGAGCCCCAAATTGCTTGAAGTCCAGAACCTCAACGCCTGGTATGGCGCAGCCCATATCCTGCATGAGGTATCGCTGAACGTGGGGCGCGGCGAGGTCGTGGCACTGATGGGACGCAATGGCGCAGGCAAGTCCACCACGCTCAAGAGCATTGCTGCCCTGGTGCCGCGCCGCGAGGGCAGTATCCGCTTCATGGGAGAGGCGATAGAGAAAAAGGCTTCGCACCAGATCGCGCAGCGCGGCCTGGGCTATGTGCCTGAGGATCGCCGCATCTTTACCGAGCTGACGGTGCTGGAAAACCTCGAGGTCGGCAAGCAAAAGCCTCGCCGATGGCCCGATGGCTCCGCCATGCCGCACTGGACGCCCGAAAGGCTTTTTGCGCTGTTCCCCAACCTGGGAGAGATGCCCGACCGTCTGGGCGGGCGCATGAGCGGTGGCGAACAGCAGATGCTGAGCGTGGCCCGCACGCTGATGGGCCAGCCCTGCCTGGTGCTGCTGGACGAACCCTCCGAGGGGGTTGCTCCGCTGATCGTCGAGCAGATGGCGCGCACGATTCTCGAACTCAAGGCACAGGGCATAGGCATCTTGCTCAGCGAGCAGAACCTGCCGTTTGCCGAGGTCGTGGCCGACCGTGCCTATGTGCTGGAAAAGGGCCAGATCGTGCATGCGGCCAGCATGGCCGAACTGGCGGGCGACAAGGCCGTGCGCCAGCAATATCTGGGTGTGTAG
- a CDS encoding DUF4878 domain-containing protein, with amino-acid sequence MSASVSPSRRRCLLLSFSLSLALGLSACATATPEQSQDELIRRFYALVAAGDFDACIALVSARNISREQLASFEYKLRRMLAGAKAMIDSKGGLAKVEVVERTLSEDQQVVKLRVLVTYGDGNTRRERINLFQEQGVWKVQL; translated from the coding sequence GTGTCTGCTTCTGTCTCCCCTTCCCGCCGCCGCTGTCTGCTTCTATCCTTCTCGCTGTCTCTGGCATTAGGTCTGTCGGCCTGTGCCACGGCCACCCCTGAACAAAGTCAGGATGAGCTGATCCGGCGCTTTTACGCACTGGTTGCGGCCGGCGATTTCGACGCCTGCATTGCCCTGGTCTCGGCACGCAATATTTCCAGGGAGCAGCTGGCGAGTTTTGAGTACAAGCTGCGCCGCATGCTGGCAGGCGCCAAGGCAATGATCGACTCCAAGGGCGGCCTGGCCAAGGTGGAAGTGGTGGAAAGAACGCTCTCCGAAGACCAGCAGGTCGTCAAGCTGCGGGTGCTGGTCACCTATGGCGATGGCAATACCCGCCGCGAGCGCATCAATCTGTTTCAGGAACAGGGCGTCTGGAAAGTGCAGCTGTGA
- a CDS encoding YiiX/YebB-like N1pC/P60 family cysteine hydrolase, translating to MIFRRLATAAVMVLSACCVGLAFAKPQLPPQAAPGDLIFRQGTENVSHLVQAVDRGDFSHVGMLVGRPGQWQVLHATPSEREGQPDAVVLDSLDFFLDARRARAYRLYQVASDTGTRERAVAWAMAQQGKPFQLQGDAQDLYCTTLVWQAWQQGGMDLGVVFTKVELPVLGGLYLLPGKLLRSSRLRPLTPLLSLR from the coding sequence GTGATTTTTCGGCGGCTGGCAACGGCTGCTGTGATGGTGCTGTCGGCCTGCTGTGTCGGCCTGGCTTTTGCAAAGCCGCAACTGCCGCCGCAGGCGGCGCCCGGTGATCTGATCTTCCGCCAGGGTACTGAGAACGTCAGTCACCTGGTGCAAGCCGTGGACCGCGGTGACTTCAGCCATGTGGGCATGCTGGTGGGCCGGCCCGGTCAGTGGCAGGTGCTGCATGCCACGCCGTCCGAACGCGAGGGCCAGCCCGATGCCGTGGTGCTGGATTCGCTGGACTTTTTTCTGGACGCTCGGCGCGCCCGGGCCTATCGCCTGTATCAGGTCGCTTCCGACACCGGCACGCGTGAGCGGGCCGTGGCCTGGGCCATGGCGCAGCAGGGCAAGCCGTTTCAGCTGCAGGGAGACGCTCAGGATCTGTACTGCACCACGCTGGTCTGGCAGGCCTGGCAGCAAGGCGGTATGGATCTCGGGGTGGTGTTCACCAAGGTGGAGCTGCCGGTTCTCGGCGGGCTCTACCTGCTGCCCGGCAAGCTGCTGCGCTCATCCCGTTTGCGCCCGCTGACGCCCTTGCTGTCTTTGCGCTAG
- a CDS encoding ferredoxin--NADP reductase: MSAFLEERVLSVHHWTDRLFSFTTTRDTSLRFSNGHFTMIGLKVDGKNLLRAYSIASPNYEEHLEFLSIKVPEGPLTSKLQNIQVGDTIIVGKKPTGTLLIDYLLPGKNLYLIGTGTGLAPWLAVARDPETYERFDNVVVVHGVRQVQELAYQELFEKELPEHEFLGDIVKGKLHYYPTVTREPFRNQGRISAQINNGTFPQNLGLPDLNPETDRVMLCGSPAMLSELKELLEKRGFKEGNTTTPGDFVIERAFVEK; encoded by the coding sequence ATGAGTGCTTTTCTTGAAGAACGCGTGCTGTCCGTCCACCACTGGACCGACCGTCTTTTCTCCTTCACCACCACCCGCGATACATCGCTGCGCTTTTCCAACGGCCATTTCACCATGATCGGCCTGAAGGTGGATGGCAAGAACCTGCTGCGCGCCTACTCCATCGCCAGCCCCAACTATGAGGAGCATCTGGAGTTTCTGTCCATCAAGGTGCCCGAAGGCCCTCTGACTTCCAAGCTGCAGAACATCCAGGTGGGTGACACCATCATCGTGGGCAAGAAGCCCACAGGCACGCTGCTGATCGACTATCTGCTGCCCGGCAAGAATCTGTATCTGATCGGCACGGGCACGGGCCTGGCTCCCTGGCTGGCCGTGGCGCGCGACCCCGAGACCTATGAGCGTTTCGACAATGTGGTCGTCGTGCATGGCGTGCGTCAGGTGCAGGAATTGGCCTATCAGGAGCTGTTCGAGAAGGAATTGCCCGAGCATGAATTCCTCGGCGATATCGTCAAGGGCAAGCTGCATTACTACCCCACCGTGACACGCGAGCCATTCCGCAACCAGGGCCGTATCTCGGCCCAGATCAACAACGGCACCTTCCCGCAGAATCTGGGTCTGCCCGATCTGAATCCCGAGACCGATCGCGTCATGCTGTGCGGCAGCCCCGCCATGCTGTCCGAACTCAAGGAACTGCTGGAAAAGCGCGGCTTCAAGGAAGGCAACACCACTACGCCCGGCGACTTTGTCATCGAGCGCGCTTTCGTGGAAAAGTAA
- a CDS encoding ABC transporter ATP-binding protein: MSLLHVQNLSKAFGGVKAVQQVSFGLQAGELLALIGPNGAGKSTTFNMVGGQLPPDSGQVLLNDQPITGLPPRAIWRKGVGRTFQIAQTFTSLSVAENVQMALLSADRRIFNWWPRAASHRRSDALALLEQVGMAAQADRPCSALAYGDVKRVELAMALAHDPQLLLMDEPTAGMAPGERVALMQLTRQLAQQRRMGVLFTEHSMDVVFGQADRVAVLVRGQLLAEGSPQAIRDDARVQQAYLGTGLVLEKQQ, from the coding sequence ATGAGCCTGCTGCATGTACAGAACCTCAGCAAGGCCTTTGGCGGCGTGAAAGCCGTGCAACAGGTTTCATTCGGCCTGCAGGCGGGCGAGCTGCTGGCCCTGATCGGCCCCAACGGCGCGGGCAAGAGCACCACCTTCAACATGGTCGGCGGCCAGTTGCCGCCCGACAGCGGCCAGGTGCTGCTCAATGACCAGCCCATCACGGGCCTGCCGCCACGCGCCATCTGGCGCAAGGGCGTGGGGCGAACCTTCCAGATTGCACAGACTTTTACCTCGCTCAGCGTGGCGGAAAACGTGCAGATGGCTTTGCTGTCGGCCGATCGCAGGATCTTCAACTGGTGGCCGCGTGCCGCCAGCCACCGGCGTTCCGACGCGCTGGCCCTGCTGGAGCAGGTGGGCATGGCGGCACAGGCCGATCGCCCCTGCAGCGCCCTGGCCTATGGCGATGTGAAACGAGTGGAGCTGGCCATGGCGCTGGCCCATGACCCGCAATTGCTGCTCATGGACGAACCCACGGCCGGCATGGCCCCGGGCGAGCGTGTCGCGCTGATGCAGCTGACGCGCCAGCTTGCGCAGCAGCGCCGCATGGGCGTGCTGTTTACCGAGCACAGCATGGACGTGGTTTTCGGTCAGGCCGACCGTGTGGCTGTGCTGGTGCGCGGCCAGCTGCTGGCAGAAGGCAGTCCGCAAGCCATTCGCGACGATGCGCGCGTGCAGCAAGCCTACCTCGGCACCGGCCTCGTTCTTGAAAAGCAGCAATGA
- the garD gene encoding galactarate dehydratase encodes MSTPLPLSISMHAADNVAIVANDGGLPAGTVLPSGLTLLDKVPQAHKVALVDIPEGGAVRRYNVVIGYALKPIAAGSWVHERLLQMPEARSLQGLPIATVKPPVLEPLAGYTFEGYRNADGTVGTRNILAITTTVQCVAGVLDFAVRRIKSELLPRYPHVDDVVGLEHSYGCGVAIDAVGAEIPQRTLRNISRNPNFGGEVMVVSLGCEKLQPERLLPPGSFPIVDEREPALDVVCLQDEAHVGFMSMIDSIMRQAEQHLRRLDARRRETVPASALVVGVQCGGSDAFSGVTANPAVGFCTDLLVRAGATVMFSEVTEVRDGIDQLTSRAASPEVAEAMIEEMAWYDAYLDKGRVDRSANTTPGNKKGGLSNIVEKAMGSIIKSGTAPITGVLSPGQRLADRGISQGLVYAATPASDFICGTLQLAAGMNLHVFTTGRGTPYGLAQVPVIKVATRSDLARRWHDLMDINAGRIADGEASIEDIGWEMFRLMLDVASGRKKTWAEHWQLHNALVLFNPAPVT; translated from the coding sequence ATGAGTACCCCACTTCCGCTTTCCATCAGCATGCATGCGGCCGACAACGTTGCCATTGTTGCCAACGACGGCGGCCTGCCTGCGGGCACCGTGCTGCCGTCCGGCCTCACGCTACTCGACAAGGTGCCGCAGGCGCACAAGGTGGCACTGGTGGACATTCCCGAAGGCGGTGCGGTGCGCCGCTACAACGTGGTCATCGGCTATGCGCTCAAACCCATTGCCGCCGGCAGCTGGGTGCACGAGCGCTTGCTGCAGATGCCCGAGGCACGCTCGCTGCAGGGCCTGCCCATCGCCACTGTCAAGCCGCCCGTGCTGGAGCCGTTGGCAGGCTATACCTTCGAGGGCTACCGCAATGCGGACGGTACGGTGGGCACGCGCAACATCCTGGCCATCACCACCACGGTGCAATGCGTGGCCGGGGTGCTCGACTTTGCGGTGCGCCGCATCAAGTCCGAGCTGCTGCCCCGATACCCCCATGTTGACGACGTGGTGGGCCTGGAGCACAGCTACGGCTGTGGCGTGGCCATCGATGCCGTGGGAGCCGAGATCCCGCAGCGCACGCTGCGCAATATCAGCCGCAACCCGAACTTCGGCGGCGAGGTCATGGTGGTCAGCCTGGGCTGCGAAAAGCTGCAGCCCGAGCGCCTGCTGCCGCCGGGCAGTTTTCCCATCGTCGACGAGCGCGAACCAGCACTCGATGTGGTCTGCCTGCAGGACGAGGCCCATGTGGGCTTTATGTCCATGATCGACTCCATCATGCGCCAGGCCGAGCAACATCTGCGCCGCCTCGACGCCCGCCGCCGCGAGACCGTGCCCGCCAGCGCCCTGGTGGTGGGCGTGCAATGCGGGGGCAGCGATGCCTTCAGCGGCGTCACCGCCAACCCCGCCGTGGGCTTCTGTACCGACCTGCTGGTGCGCGCGGGCGCCACCGTGATGTTCAGCGAGGTGACCGAGGTGCGCGACGGCATCGACCAGCTCACCTCGCGCGCCGCAAGCCCCGAAGTGGCCGAAGCCATGATCGAGGAAATGGCCTGGTACGACGCCTATCTCGACAAGGGCCGCGTGGACCGCAGCGCCAACACCACACCGGGCAATAAAAAAGGCGGATTGTCGAACATCGTCGAAAAGGCCATGGGCTCCATCATCAAGAGCGGCACGGCCCCCATCACCGGCGTGCTGTCGCCCGGTCAGCGGCTGGCCGATCGCGGCATCAGCCAGGGTCTGGTCTATGCGGCCACGCCGGCCAGCGACTTCATCTGCGGCACGCTGCAGCTGGCGGCCGGCATGAACCTGCATGTCTTCACCACGGGCCGCGGCACGCCTTACGGTCTGGCACAGGTGCCGGTGATCAAAGTAGCCACGCGCAGCGACCTGGCGCGGCGCTGGCACGATCTGATGGATATCAACGCCGGACGCATTGCCGACGGCGAGGCCTCGATCGAAGACATAGGCTGGGAGATGTTCAGGCTGATGCTCGATGTCGCCAGCGGTCGCAAAAAGACCTGGGCCGAGCATTGGCAGTTGCATAACGCGCTGGTACTGTTCAATCCGGCACCGGTGACCTGA
- a CDS encoding YihY/virulence factor BrkB family protein, with protein MAFDTSGWQHKLRRLTQPLQPLIDSVQLWLQADGLRMSAAMSFYGMLSLAPLLLAVVGLLGWWLDRSYVESTLISQIQSVVGERAAQVVKSALASAQNANQGSLASVLGLMMMLSGATGVFVELQASLDKLWSMGEESRPQENKPWWSMAISRLWGLSYVVGLGFLLLVSMVLSTAIQMITKWANDELQLVPLGPLMGLINEGLSFGIAVLLFWGLMRMGAGIKPSTRYLLLGSLTGAALFTIGKQALAWYLSTAAVVSAYGAAGSLVVVLMWFYFTSAILLFSAATAKACSRSRVQWTVPFVARKASSARPMDLQRLPENAGENI; from the coding sequence ATGGCTTTTGATACCTCCGGCTGGCAGCACAAGCTGCGACGCCTCACCCAGCCTCTGCAACCTCTGATCGATTCCGTACAGCTGTGGCTGCAGGCCGACGGTCTGCGCATGAGCGCCGCCATGTCTTTCTACGGCATGCTGAGCCTGGCGCCGCTACTGCTGGCCGTCGTGGGCCTGCTGGGCTGGTGGCTGGATCGCAGCTATGTGGAAAGCACCTTGATCAGCCAGATACAGAGCGTGGTCGGAGAGCGCGCGGCACAGGTCGTCAAGAGCGCGCTGGCCAGCGCCCAGAACGCCAATCAGGGCTCGCTCGCGTCCGTGCTCGGTCTGATGATGATGCTCTCGGGCGCCACGGGCGTGTTTGTGGAGCTGCAGGCTTCACTGGACAAGCTCTGGTCCATGGGTGAAGAGTCGCGCCCGCAGGAAAACAAACCATGGTGGAGCATGGCCATCTCGCGGCTGTGGGGACTGAGCTATGTGGTGGGCCTGGGCTTTTTGCTGCTGGTATCCATGGTGCTTTCAACCGCCATCCAGATGATCACCAAATGGGCCAACGACGAGCTGCAGCTTGTGCCGCTGGGTCCGCTGATGGGGCTGATCAACGAGGGCCTTTCCTTCGGCATTGCAGTGCTGCTGTTCTGGGGCCTGATGCGCATGGGGGCTGGCATCAAGCCCTCCACCAGATACCTGCTGCTGGGTTCGCTGACGGGCGCCGCCCTGTTCACCATAGGCAAGCAGGCCCTGGCCTGGTATCTGTCCACCGCAGCCGTGGTCTCGGCCTATGGTGCAGCCGGCTCGCTGGTGGTAGTGCTGATGTGGTTTTACTTCACCTCGGCCATTCTGCTGTTCTCCGCCGCCACGGCCAAGGCCTGCAGCAGGTCCCGGGTCCAGTGGACCGTCCCTTTTGTCGCGCGCAAGGCATCCAGCGCCAGGCCCATGGATTTGCAGCGCCTGCCCGAGAACGCAGGGGAGAACATCTAG
- a CDS encoding ABC transporter permease, translating into MSASGLLAQLLNGLASASSLFLVSVGLSLIFGVTRTINFAHGSFYMLGAFIAYSSVDRLSPHIGFWPALLVAPLACGALGALTETLLLRRIYKAPELFQLLATFALVLVIKDAALWLWGPEELFGPRATGLEGSVEILGRQFPTYDLFLIAVGPCVLLGLTLLLTRTRFGTLVRAATQDREMVGALGVNQAWLFTAVFALGTLLAGLGGALQLPREPASLEMDMLTIGAAFVVVVVGGMGSIPGAFMAALLVAELKAVCIWLGVQEIAGFELSFSKLTLVVEFLVMAVVLIWRPWGLLGKPQALARSAGEPEQPLRRSGRGATAAWLGLLSALVLLPLMASGAAGGSYATVLLADIFVAALFASSLHFILGPGGMHSFGHAAYFGLGAYGAALLVRTLDLPMEAALLLGPLAAAAGALLYGWFCVRLSGVYLTMLTLAFAQISWAIVFQWDDFTGGSNGLTGVWPPEWASQGPAFYWLALGICALGIYLLRRLLFSPLGYALRASRDSALRADAIGIDVRRIQWTAFVIAGLFAGLAGALFAFSKGGVAPDAMSVTKSVDALVMVLLGGVQTLAGPVVGAAAFTWLHDTVARNTEYWRALMGATMLFLVLLAPQGIAGYAQLLWSRVSARDQSGARQ; encoded by the coding sequence ATGAGTGCATCCGGCCTGCTGGCCCAGTTGCTCAACGGACTGGCCAGCGCATCGTCGCTGTTTCTGGTTTCGGTCGGGCTGTCACTGATCTTTGGTGTCACCCGCACCATCAACTTCGCCCACGGCTCGTTCTACATGCTGGGCGCCTTCATCGCCTACAGCAGCGTGGACCGGCTCTCGCCCCATATCGGCTTCTGGCCCGCGCTGCTGGTGGCTCCGCTGGCCTGTGGCGCACTCGGGGCGCTGACCGAGACACTGCTTCTGCGTCGCATCTACAAGGCGCCAGAGCTATTCCAGTTGCTGGCCACGTTTGCGCTGGTACTGGTCATCAAGGATGCTGCGCTGTGGCTGTGGGGCCCGGAGGAGCTGTTCGGCCCGCGTGCCACAGGGCTTGAAGGCTCGGTGGAGATTCTGGGCCGCCAGTTCCCCACCTACGATCTGTTCTTGATAGCGGTCGGCCCTTGCGTCCTCCTGGGCCTGACGCTTCTACTGACCAGGACCCGCTTTGGCACCCTGGTGCGTGCCGCTACACAGGACCGCGAAATGGTGGGCGCCCTGGGCGTCAACCAGGCCTGGCTGTTCACCGCCGTCTTCGCACTGGGCACGCTGCTGGCAGGCCTGGGCGGCGCGCTGCAGCTGCCGCGCGAGCCCGCCAGCCTCGAGATGGACATGCTCACCATTGGCGCCGCGTTTGTGGTGGTGGTGGTCGGCGGCATGGGCAGCATACCGGGCGCCTTCATGGCCGCGTTGCTGGTGGCGGAGCTCAAGGCCGTCTGCATCTGGCTGGGTGTGCAGGAGATCGCGGGCTTCGAGCTGTCGTTCTCCAAGCTCACGCTGGTGGTGGAGTTCCTGGTCATGGCCGTGGTGCTGATCTGGCGGCCCTGGGGCCTGCTGGGCAAGCCCCAGGCACTGGCACGCAGCGCTGGCGAGCCCGAACAGCCGCTGCGCCGCTCGGGGCGTGGTGCAACGGCCGCATGGCTGGGACTGCTGAGCGCGCTGGTGCTGCTGCCGCTGATGGCCAGCGGCGCCGCAGGCGGCAGCTATGCCACCGTGCTGCTGGCCGATATCTTTGTCGCCGCGCTGTTTGCGAGCAGTCTGCACTTCATACTCGGGCCCGGCGGCATGCACTCCTTCGGTCATGCGGCCTACTTTGGCCTCGGTGCCTACGGTGCGGCACTGCTGGTGCGTACCCTGGATCTGCCCATGGAAGCCGCACTGCTGCTCGGGCCCCTGGCCGCCGCTGCGGGCGCCCTGCTCTATGGCTGGTTCTGCGTGCGGTTGTCGGGCGTCTATCTGACCATGCTGACGCTGGCGTTTGCGCAGATCAGCTGGGCCATCGTCTTTCAGTGGGATGACTTCACGGGCGGCAGCAACGGCCTGACTGGCGTATGGCCCCCCGAATGGGCATCGCAGGGTCCGGCGTTCTACTGGCTGGCTCTGGGCATCTGCGCGCTGGGCATCTATCTGCTGCGCCGCCTGCTGTTTTCGCCGCTGGGCTATGCGCTGCGCGCATCGCGCGACTCGGCGCTGCGAGCCGATGCGATCGGCATCGACGTGCGCCGCATTCAGTGGACGGCATTTGTGATCGCCGGGCTGTTTGCCGGTCTGGCCGGAGCGCTGTTTGCCTTCAGCAAGGGCGGCGTGGCACCCGACGCCATGTCGGTCACCAAATCGGTGGATGCACTGGTCATGGTGCTGCTGGGCGGCGTGCAGACGCTGGCCGGCCCTGTGGTGGGCGCAGCAGCCTTTACCTGGCTGCACGACACCGTGGCACGTAACACCGAATACTGGCGCGCGCTGATGGGAGCGACCATGCTGTTTCTGGTGCTGCTGGCACCGCAGGGCATTGCAGGCTATGCGCAGCTGCTGTGGTCGCGCGTGAGTGCCAGGGACCAATCAGGAGCTAGACAATGA
- a CDS encoding acetyl-CoA hydrolase/transferase family protein yields the protein MKTSFTTASPADRVLCPVLRERIMTADQAAGLIQSGMTLGMSGFTPAGAPKAVPQALARRIEAQNANGGNFRISLWTGASTSAELDGALAKVHGIERRLPYQSDPTVRKEINEGRMQYVDIHLSHVAQHVWFGFLGHLDVAVIEVAGVLPDGRLIPSTSVGNNKTWLEQADKVILEVNSAQPAELEGMHDIYYGAAVPPRRKPIPMEHPFDRIGEPYLHCDPGKVIAVVPTAQRDRLAAFTAPDEGSKHIAENIIDFLLHEVKVGRLPPELLPLQSGVGNIANAVLAGLNNGPFDHLNAYTEVLQDGMLDMLESGKLDTASTTSLALSPVAMERFLANIDYYRQRIMLRPQEISNHPELIRRMGLISMNALIEADMYGNVNSTHVMGSSIMNGIGGSGDFARNAYLSIFMTPSTAKGGNISCIVPMVSHVDHTEHDVQVIVTEQGLADLRGLAPVQRARLIIEKCVHPDYKAAMREYLERALRDAPGKHTPHLLDQAYAWHQRYLKTGSMRT from the coding sequence ATGAAGACATCCTTCACCACCGCTTCTCCTGCAGATCGCGTGCTTTGCCCTGTCTTGCGCGAACGCATCATGACGGCGGACCAGGCCGCCGGCCTGATTCAATCCGGCATGACACTGGGCATGAGCGGCTTCACTCCCGCAGGTGCACCCAAGGCCGTGCCCCAGGCATTGGCACGCCGCATCGAAGCGCAGAACGCCAATGGCGGCAATTTCCGCATCAGCCTTTGGACGGGGGCGTCGACCTCGGCCGAGCTGGACGGAGCACTGGCCAAGGTGCATGGCATCGAACGCCGTCTGCCCTATCAGTCGGACCCCACGGTGCGCAAGGAGATCAACGAAGGGCGCATGCAGTATGTGGACATCCACCTCTCGCATGTGGCGCAGCATGTGTGGTTCGGCTTCCTCGGCCATCTCGACGTGGCGGTGATCGAGGTGGCGGGTGTTTTGCCCGATGGCCGCCTGATTCCATCGACCTCGGTGGGCAACAACAAGACCTGGCTGGAGCAGGCCGACAAAGTCATTCTCGAAGTCAACAGCGCCCAGCCCGCCGAACTCGAGGGCATGCACGATATCTACTACGGCGCGGCCGTGCCGCCCAGGCGCAAGCCCATCCCCATGGAGCACCCGTTCGACCGCATTGGCGAGCCCTATCTGCATTGCGATCCGGGCAAGGTGATTGCCGTGGTGCCCACAGCGCAGCGTGACAGGCTGGCAGCATTCACGGCGCCCGATGAGGGCTCCAAGCACATTGCCGAGAACATCATCGACTTTCTGCTGCATGAGGTGAAAGTGGGGCGCCTGCCGCCCGAGTTGCTGCCGCTGCAGTCGGGCGTTGGCAATATCGCCAACGCCGTGCTGGCGGGGCTGAACAACGGCCCGTTCGACCATCTGAACGCCTATACCGAGGTGCTGCAGGACGGCATGCTCGACATGCTGGAGTCGGGCAAGCTCGATACCGCGTCGACCACCTCGCTGGCGCTGAGCCCTGTGGCCATGGAGCGCTTTCTGGCCAATATCGACTATTACCGTCAACGCATCATGCTGCGCCCGCAGGAGATATCGAACCACCCCGAGCTGATCCGTCGCATGGGTTTGATTTCGATGAACGCGCTGATCGAGGCCGATATGTACGGCAACGTCAACAGCACGCATGTCATGGGCTCGTCCATCATGAACGGCATTGGTGGCAGCGGCGACTTTGCGCGCAATGCCTATCTGTCCATCTTCATGACACCCTCCACGGCCAAGGGCGGCAATATCAGCTGCATCGTACCCATGGTCTCCCATGTCGATCACACCGAGCATGACGTGCAGGTCATCGTGACCGAGCAGGGCCTGGCCGATCTGCGCGGCCTGGCGCCGGTGCAGCGCGCACGTCTGATCATCGAGAAATGCGTGCACCCCGACTACAAGGCGGCGATGAGAGAGTATCTGGAGCGCGCGCTGCGCGATGCACCGGGCAAGCACACGCCGCATCTGCTCGACCAGGCTTATGCCTGGCACCAGCGCTATCTGAAGACGGGCTCCATGCGGACCTGA